A stretch of Coccidioides posadasii str. Silveira chromosome 2, complete sequence DNA encodes these proteins:
- a CDS encoding uncharacterized protein (antiSMASH:Cluster_2.5~antiSMASH:Cluster_2.6~EggNog:ENOG410PRT0~COG:K), translating to MAAPLQERRWWTGDEDRILLQEAELQRTEGGTKNWNAIAEKLPGRTNKDCRKRWHKIGPNIKKGVWTPEEDARLQEAVSLFGLKWTRVAEFVGSRNADQCSKRWAYALDPSLSHTPWTEEQDQLLLMVVNKFGHNWSKISSTAFGDRSTSDIKNRYFTLQRRKRNTSVSNTVASQIDDENHSDLGWPESGTLPEPPRNALLDVGTTPSLDSSSETPVSIDYLLENTDIAQLSEMNGLSNTSISPYEDVTSKDAMADPDPDFRKFLHHFDPSQAADFDGGNWDADSHLRAVTRGGFGREETNHANNGEWPDSSHIASTNPTETDTGSQSCTSTLVLEEMEPQTVTLVLSTLLGSNSRFRMRIDNN from the exons ATGGCTGCGCCATTGCAAGAGCGACGATGGTGGACTGGGGATGAGGACAGGATTTTGCTCCAGGAAGCGGAGCTCCAGC GAACAGAGGGAGGAACTAAAAATTGGAATGCCATTGCAGAAAAGCTCCCTGGCCGGACGAATAAAGACTGTCGCAAACGATGGCACAAAATTGGTCCCAATATCAAAAAAGGAGTTTGGACTCCTGAAGAAGATGCCCGGCTGCAGGAGGCAGTCAGTTTGTTTGGCTTAAA GTGGACCCGTGTTGCAGAGTTTGTGGGATCTCGCAACGCTGATC AATGTTCTAAACGGTGGGCGTATGCACTAGATCCGAGCTTGAGTCACACCCCATGGACAGAGGAGCAAGATCAGCTTCTCCTGATGGTTGTTAACAAATTTGGGCACAACTGGAGCAAAATCAGCAGTACAGCGTTCGGAGACAGATCTACATCTGATATCAAAAACAG ATATTTCACCCTTCAGCGAAGGAAACGAAACACATCCGTCAGCAACACGGTGGCATCCCAAATCGACGATGAGAATCATTCAGATCTCGGCTGGCCAGAGTCCGGCACACTTCCAGAACCGCCCAGGAACGCACTCCTTGATGTTGGCACCACCCCCTCGTTAGATTCCAGTTCTGAAACACCCGTCAGTATCGACTATCTTTTAGAGAATACCGATATTGCGCAACTGTCAGAAATGAATGGCCTTAGTAACACCTCCATCTCGCCCTATGAGGATGTTACGTCGAAGGACGCCATGGCGGACCCCGATCCCGACTTCAGGAAGTTCCTGCATCATTTTGACCCTTCCCAAGCTGCAGATTTTGATGGGGGCAATTGGGACGCAGATAGCCATCTCAGAGCAGTCACACGGGGGGGCTTTGGGAGAGAAGAGACCAACCACGCGAACAACGGGGAGTGGCCTGATTCCAGCCACATCGCATCAACAAATCCGACAGAAACAGATACAGGATCGCAATCTTGCACTAGCACCTTGGTTCTGGAGGAGATGGAGCCGCAGACTGTAACACTTGTGCTCAGCACGCTCTTGGGCAGCAATTCCCGCTTCCGGATGCGGATTGACAACAATTAG
- a CDS encoding putative NRPS-like protein biosynthetic cluster (antiSMASH:Cluster_2.5~antiSMASH:Cluster_2.6~SMCOG1002:AMP-dependent synthetase and ligase~EggNog:ENOG410PHKZ~COG:I~TransMembrane:1 (i112-139o)), whose amino-acid sequence MPPIDISSAVTRGQPPFTRPSINLDNQYDVEGVARSLPELVEFHARFNPGHMFCRQARKEDSNSSDYEFVNVDYSLLKQAILNCQEWLRATVAELQFPCENENYTIIRGPPIALFMSSHVTLVIYIFALMGMGVPVVLLSTRLSPMAINHLLGRTASEAILVSPRLNPVVQEAAVLHITQKMTRDDGQSDHVSLPPKKHTVAFPSQYNPPSFDEIREEVSREPRSGTIIHPLHYISEADCNVLVLHSSGSTGLPKPIYTSHRHYFSFALCHELSTHEEILSPTMSTSPLFHGFGLLPPCLSLGIGKPFCLPPSEGIPTGLSAVQLLHSSGAKSLLTVPSILEEIASLPEDKGLRILQSLHFVAFGGGLPKETVCHTLSAAGVRLVNHYGTTETGPLAPLYVPPPGYDWHYFKFRTDIRKSLRVQFSNCCTDNVQSGNHLQLSLQPLGWLDRFHVQDILVKKPNSETEFSILGRSDDLICLATGEKVRPTILETALLESPTVKAALAFGDGRFEIGVLVEPVFPVAEGEFDQFKSSLWPTIEKANQQMDSHARISSPTALVIVAPGSLPRSDKGTIIRREAHQQFEKEILKAYDSLETTGANFCAATLETTCLESGLRALIRENLTWKVSDAGWNDDTDFFELGMDSLQATMLRRFVIAALPDDLASFRSMDRDFLYRHSSISKLARALRKSDASFIEKTTDVSNETLEAFIDQFGLQRRKDLTILLTGSNGSLGAHLLAHLAKDPSVFHIICLNRPSMQDPYERQQQSLRSKGLSLSEREWEKIRIYQSNSSLPQLGLPEKDYMTLQEDVTHIIHNAWPMNFKMGLSSFEPQFRTLQNLLLLARGAHSSNPSLNLRVLFISSISVVGRYGEVYNEAIVPEAPIRDFNASLHLGYAKAKLVCEQIIERTRACYPEIELAYVRAGQIAGSSMGYWNKEEHFVALVASSQKIGKLPNLNGTLSWLPVDVAAAVISDILLSSEPMQLVYHLENPFRQSWREVLDTLAVGLNLGKDDRLSFHEWIDAVESAPDKGNRAKQLASFFKEDFERMSGGSLMLGTETSQRYSPTLRKAGTVTKEIMQQYLAYWKSIEVIS is encoded by the exons ATGCCGCCAATTGACATTTCTTCTGCCGTCACTAGAGGACAGCCACCTTTCACTCGACCATCAATCAACCTAGACAATCAATATGATGTTGAGGGGGTTGCTCGGTCACTTCCAGAGCTGGTGGAATTTCATGCCAGGTTCAACCCGGGCCACATGTTCTGCAGACAGGCCCGGAAGGAGGATTCAAACTCTTCAGATTATGAATTTGTCAATGTTGATTACTCCTTGCTGAAACAAGCCATCCTCAACTGTCAGGAATGGCTTCGTGCTACCGTCGCCGAATTACAATTCCCCTGCGAGAATGAGAACTACACCATTATTCGAGGCCCACCGATTGCGCTCTTCATGAGTAGTCATGTCACCTTggttatatatattttcgCGCTGATGGGGATGGGCGTGCCAGTGGTATTATTGTCTACGCGGCTTAGCCCGATGGCTATCAACCATCTCCTTGGGCGGACGGCATCCGAGGCGATCCTTGTATCACCACGACTGAATCCGGTGGTTCAAGAAGCTGCTGTGTTGCATATCACCCAGAAGATGACACGAGACGACGGACAGAGTGACCATGTGTCCCTACCCCCGAAGAAGCATACTGTTGCATTTCCGAGCCAGTACAATCCTCCCAGTTTTGATGAAATCCGAGAAGAAGTGAGCCGAGAACCTAGATCAGGAACAATTATTCATCCTCTCCATTACATCTCCGAAGCAGACTGCAATGTCCTGGTTCTCCATTCTTCTGGAAGCACAGGCCTGCCAAAACCGATATATACATCTCACCGGCACTACTTCAGCTTCGCACTCTGCCACGAGCTAAGCACTCATGAGGAAATATTATCCCCTACAATGTCCACATCCCCGCTATTCCAT GGTTTCGGATTACTTCCTCCATGCCTTTCATTGGGAATAGGAAAGCCATTTTGCCTTCCACCTTCTGAAGGCATTCCGACTGGTCTGTCCGCCGTACAATTACTCCACTCTAGTGGTGCAAAGTCACTTCTTACTGTCCCGTCAATCCTTGAGGAAATTGCTTCGCTCCCTGAAGACAAGGGATTACGGATACTTCAAAGTCTCCATTTCGTTGCTTTTGGGGGCGGTCTACCAAAGGAAACGGTTTGTCATACACTATCCGCCGCGGGGGTCAGGCTGGTTAACCACTACGGTACAACGGAGACGGGACCCTTAGCACCGCTATACGTTCCCCCACCGGGCTACGATTGGCATTACTTCAAGTTTCGAACGGATATCCGAAAATCACTACGAGTCCAATTCAGTAATTGCTGTACAGACAATGTTCAAAGCGGCAACCATTTGCAACTTAGCCTACAGCCACTTGGATGGCTGGATAGGTTTCATGTGCAGGATATTCTGGTAAAAAAACCTAACTCGGAAACGGAATTCAGCATTCTGGGTCGGAGCGATGACTTAATCTGCCTTGCGACGGGAGAGAAGGTTCGTCCCACGATTTTAGAAACCGCTTTGCTTGAAAGCCCAACGGTCAAGGCCGCTCTAGCCTTTGGAGATGGGCGATTTGAAATAGGCGTTTTGGTAGAGCCGGTGTTTCCAGTCGCCGAAGGGgaatttgatcagtttaaGTCCTCTCTATGGCCAACGATAGAGAAAGCTAACCAGCAAATGGATTCTCATGCCCGCATTTCGTCGCCTACTGCACTGGTGATTGTGGCGCCGGGGAGCCTGCCTCGTTCTGACAAGGGAACAATTATCCGGCGCGAGGCGCATCAGCAATttgaaaaagagattttgaAAGCCTACGATAGTTTGGAGACCACTGGTGCCAATTTCTGTGCTGCTACGTTGGAAACGACATGTCTTGAATCTGGACTTCGCGCGTTGATACGCGAGAATCTCACGTGGAAAGTTAGTGATGCCGGCTGGAACGATGATACCGATTTCTTTGAGTTAGGAATGGACAGTTTGCAAGCGACAATGCTGCGTAGGTTCGTGATTGCAGCTCTTCCGGATGACTTGGCGTCATTCCGAAGCATGGATCGTGATTTTCTATACCGGCATTCCTCAATTTCAAAATTGGCGAGAGCATTGAGAAAGTCCGATGCGTCATTTATCGAGAAAACTACTGATGTTTCCAACGAAACGCTTGAGGCTTTCATCGACCAATTTGGCTTGCAACGGAGGAAGGATCTTACTATACTGTTAACAGGCAGCAACGGCAGCTTAGGAGCCCATCTCCTCGCTCACCTAGCTAAGGATCCTAGCGTCTTCCATATTATCTGCCTTAACCGCCCTTCAATGCAAGATCCATACGAGAGACAGCAGCAGTCTCTACGGTCCAAGGGCCTAAGCCTATCAGAGCGTGAGTGGGAAAAGATCAGAATTTATCAATCTAATTCCAGCCTCCCGCAGTTAGGGTTGCCAGAAAAGGACTATATGACCCTTCAGGAGGACGTTACACACATTATCCACAACGCTTGGCCGATGAATTTCAAAATGGGGTTATCATCGTTCGAACCTCAGTTCAGAACGTTACAAAATCTTCTGCTCCTTGCTCGAGGAGCGCATTCAAGTAACCCGTCTTTGAACTTGAGAGTTCTATTCATATCTTCCATCTCGGTAGTAGGTCGATATGGAGAGGTATACAATGAAGCTATAGTACCGGAAGCGCCCATACGCGACTTCAATGCCTCTTTGCATCTTGGGTACGCGAAGGCTAAACTGGTATGTGAACAGATCATCGAACGAACTCGGGCATGTTATCCCGAGATTGAGTTGGCCTATGTAAGGGCTGGCCAAATTGCCGGCTCTAGCATGGGGTATTGGAATAAGGAGGAACATTTCGTGGCCCTTGTGGCGTCGTCCCAAAAAATTGGAAAGCTCCCTAATTTAAATGGG ACTCTTTCGTGGCTCCCTGTCGATGTGGCTGCCGCCGTCATATCTGATATCCTTCTCAGCTCGGAGCCTATGCAGCTGGTGTATCATCTTGAAAATCCATTTCGACAATCGTGGCGTGAAGTCTTAGACACTTTGGCTGTTGGATTGAATCTAGGCAAAGACGACCGCCTCTCCTTCCATGAATGGATTGACGCTGTGGAATCTGCCCCAGATAAAGGGAACCGAGCCAAGCAGTTGGCGAGTTTCTTTAAAGAGGACTTCGAACGTATGTCGGGCGGTAGTTTGATGCTCGGTACGGAGACTTCACAAAGATACTCTCCGACTTTGAGAAAAGCCGGAACTGTTACAAAGGAGATAATGCAACAATATTTAGCCTACTGGAAAAGTATTGAGGTTATTTCTTGA